The Brassica napus cultivar Da-Ae chromosome C7, Da-Ae, whole genome shotgun sequence genome has a segment encoding these proteins:
- the LOC106397385 gene encoding protein PHLOEM PROTEIN 2-LIKE A10, with product MDLALSKKGFNFVLRNKKWILLTATGYGAFKVYHSQKRKRISKLFALLLNLVEAASHSAEAVSVIAKDLTEFLRSDSDQIPNSFKQISKLAKSDELNSSVIGLTQAVTVGLLRGSRNDDSGSGFTDRVMDKLFTKPGTGFASAIVGSLARNLVFALYSSSGESSIFSNSKLRDAVCSEDGRKLIGDCVQRFVSTAVSVYLDETRDVNVFDDLFAGITNPKHGDKVKQTLVTVCNGAVETFVRASSRQATEPGSDRSLSKTMTVGSKPTPTWIDRVSSSLSVPSNRKYVVDLTGRVTFETVRSLLEVLVERGNGKVESYVEKVRERGNETRRFVRVKSSLLHSLCLSMCLQIVEAPWILTPRN from the coding sequence ATGGATTTAGCGTTAAGCAAAAAAGGTTTTAATTTCGTTCTGAGGAACAAGAAGTGGATTCTACTCACAGCCACTGGCTATGGCGCCTTTAAGGTTTATCATTCCCAGAAAAGGAAGCGAATCTCTAAGCTCTTCGCTCTCCTCCTCAATCTCGTCGAAGCAGCCTCTCATTCCGCCGAAGCCGTTAGCGTAATCGCCAAGGATCTCACGGAGTTTCTCAGATCCGATTCCGACCAAATCCCGAACAGCTTCAAGCAGATCTCCAAACTCGCGAAATCCGACGAGCTCAATTCGTCTGTGATCGGACTCACTCAAGCAGTCACCGTCGGACTGCTCAGAGGATCCCGTAACGACGATTCCGGGTCGGGTTTTACAGACCGGGTTATGGATAAGCTGTTCACGAAGCCAGGTACGGGTTTCGCTTCGGCGATCGTCGGAAGCTTAGCTAGAAACTTAGTCTTCGCGCTCTATTCCTCCTCCGGCGAGTCTTCGATCTTCTCTAATTCGAAACTGCGCGACGCGGTTTGCTCCGAGGACGGGAGAAAGCTAATCGGCGATTGCGTTCAGCGTTTCGTCAGCACGGCGGTTTCGGTTTATTTAGACGAGACGAGGGACGTCAACGTGTTCGACGATTTATTCGCCGGTATAACCAACCCGAAACACGGAGACAAGGTTAAGCAAACGCTGGTAACGGTCTGTAACGGCGCGGTCGAAACGTTTGTGAGAGCGTCGAGTAGACAAGCGACCGAACCGGGATCGGACCGGTCGTTATCTAAAACGATGACCGTTGGATCTAAACCGACGCCTACGTGGATCGATCGGGTTTCGTCGTCGCTGTCTGTACCGAGTAACCGGAAATACGTGGTGGATTTAACCGGGAGGGTGACGTTTGAGACGGTTAGATCGTTGTTAGAGGTGTTGGTCGAGAGAGGGAATGGTAAAGTGGAGAGTTACGTGGAGAAAGTTAGAGAGAGAGGGAACGAGACGAGGAGATTCGTGAGAGTTAAATCGTCTCTTCTACATAGTTTATGTTTGTCTATGTGTTTACAGATTGTTGAAGCTCCTTGGATACTGACTCCAAGAAACTGA
- the LOC106400510 gene encoding telomere repeat-binding factor 3, with protein sequence MVSSLDREKEVVNMGAPKHKWTPEEEEALMAGVLEHGIGKWRSILANPEYSSVLHSRSNVDLKDKWRNISVAATCGSRKKAKQGDDGGQQIIPASAPLALSYEPPQDLFTSVDNMILEAITNFTGPLGPDRNSILLYAEVKANMPMYMEPLVTSRLEHLINIETVVKIEHMYSVSQGYAAAKAIAEAELALAEAEVAAREADNAEAKAEAARIFAKVAMKALKATR encoded by the exons ATGGTTTCATCTCTTGACAGAGAAAAAGAAGTTGTGAATATGGGAGCTCCAAAGCATAAGTGGACaccggaagaagaagaagctcttaTGGCAGGAGTACTCGAACATGGAATCGGAAAATGGCGTTCGATTCTCGCAAACCCTGAGTATTCCTCTGTTTTGCACTCTCGCTCAAATGTGGATCTCaag GACAAATGGAGAAACATAAGTGTAGCAGCTACTTGTGGATCTAGGAAGAAGGCTAAGCAAGGTGATGATGGAGGACAACAGATTATTCCAGCATCTGCTCCTCTTGCACTCTCATATGAGCCACCACAAGATCTCTTCACAAG TGTGGATAACATGATTTTGGAGGCTATAACTAACTTTACGGGACCGTTGGGTCCTGATAGAAACTCAATCTTGCTGTATGCAGAG GTGAAAGCTAATATGCCAATGTATATGGAACCGCTTGTGACTTCAAGACTTGagcatttgatcaatattgAAACAGTAGTTAAG ATAGAGCACATGTACAGTGTTTCTCAGGGCTATGCAGCTGCAAAAGCAATAGCAGAAGCGGAGTTGGCACTAGCAGAAGCGGAAGTAGCGGCAAGAGAAGCGGATAACGCAGAAGCCAAGGCCGAAGCTGCCCGTATTTTCGCAAAAGTTGCAATGAAAGCTTTGAAAGCAACTCGGTAA
- the LOC106397161 gene encoding ADP-ribosylation factor-like protein 8a, which yields MGLWEAFLNWLRSLFFKQEMELSLIGLQNAGKTSLVNVVATGGYSEDMIPTVGFNMRKVTKGNVTIKLWDLGGQPRFRSMWERYCRAVSAIVYVVDAADPDNLSVSKSELHDLLSKTSLNGIPLLVLGNKIDKPGALSKEALTHEMELQSLTDREVCCFMISCKNSTNIDQVIDWLVKHSKSKN from the exons ATGGGTTTGTGGGAAGCTTTCCTCAATTGGCTTCGTAG cctCTTCTTCAAGCAAGAAATGGAACTTTCTTTGATAGGGCTTCAGAATGCAGGAAAGACATCACTTGTCAATGTTGTTGCA acTGGTGGATATAGTGAGGACATGATTCCTACG gTGGGTTTTAACATGAGGAAAGTAACAAAAGGAAATGTTACTATCAAGCTATGGGATCTTGGTGGTCAACCAAGGTTCCGCAGCATGTGGGAACGTTATTGCCGCGCTGTTTCCGCCATTGT GTATGTAGTTGATGCTGCAGATCCTGACAACCTAAGTGTCTCCAAAAGCGAACTCCATGATTTGTTGAGCAAGACTTCTCTTAACGGTATCCCTCTTCTGGTTCTTGGGAACAAGATCGACAAACCTGGAGCTCTCTCCAAAGAAGCCTTAACCCACGAAAT GGAGCTTCAGTCGCTTACGGATAGAGAAGTGTGCTGTTTCATGATATCTTGCAAGAACTCTACCAACATTGATCAGGTCATTGATTGGCTTGTAAAGCATTCAAAATCAAAGAACTAA
- the LOC106397647 gene encoding uncharacterized protein LOC106397647: MADREKSGGDSSSSEDEDPKWKAAINSIVTTTAYAASATKLAATTQQHEDGDFRVKPKKLTHAQIKVKKLLNEMVENTLDFVKDPVTVVPRDEEPENDCGVRLFKRCSTGIVFDHVDELQGPKKKPNLHPSRGVQGSSKELKKRIKSIAVDGSDVLSAAVEAAKKASARLEAKEAAAKAKAKKEEERVAELKKVRGEKWLPSVARALQLNKNSTGRSAKS; encoded by the exons ATGGCTGACAGGGAGAAAAGTGGAGGAGATAGCAGCAGCAGCGAAGATGAGGATCCCAAGTGGAAAGCCGCCATCAATTCGATAGTCACCACCACCGCTTACGCCGCCTCCGCCACGAAGCTCGCAGCTACTACTCAGCAACACGAAGATGGAGACTTTCGAGTCAAACCTAAAAAGCTAACGCATGCCCAAATCAAG GTGAAGAAGCTTTTGAATGAGATGGTGGAGAATACTTTAGACTTTGTGAAAGATCCTGTCACTGTTGTTCCCCGAGATGAAGAACCCGAGAATGACTGTGGAGTTCGGCTGTTTAAGCGGTGTTCAACTGGCATTGTCTTTGATCATGTAG ATGAGCTTCAAGGACCTAAGAAGAAGCCTAATTTACACCCTTCTAGAGGAGTTCAAGGAAGCTCGAAAGAG TTGAAGAAACGAATAAAATCAATTGCTGTTGACGGGTCCGATGTCTTGTCTGCTGCTGTGGAAGCAGCTAAGAAAGCTTCAGCTAGACTAGAGGCGAAAGAAGCGGCTGCGAAAGCTAAAgctaagaaagaagaagagagagtcgCTGAACTAAAGAAAGTAAGAGGAGAGAAATGGCTACCTTCCGTTGCACGTGCATTGCAGCTAAACAAAAATTCGACGGGGAGATCTGCAAAATCGTAA
- the LOC106402150 gene encoding 60S ribosomal protein L26-1-like, protein MKYNPRVTSSRRKNRKAHFTASSSERRVIMSSPLSTDLRAKYNVRSMPIRKDDEVQIVRGTYKGREGKVVQVYRRKWVIHIERITREKVNGTTVNVGVQPSKVVITKLRLDKDRKSLLERKAKGRAAADKDKGTKFTAEDVMQNVD, encoded by the coding sequence ATGAAGTACAACCCAAGAGTCACCTCCTCCCGCAGGAAGAACCGCAAGGCTCACTTCACAGCCTCGTCAAGCGAGAGGCGCGTCATCATGAGCTCGCCTCTCTCCACCGACCTTCGCGCGAAGTACAACGTCAGATCCATGCCCATCCGCAAGGACGACGAGGTCCAGATCGTCCGCGGGACCTACAAGGGGCGCGAAGGAAAGGTCGTCCAGGTGTACCGTCGCAAGTGGGTGATTCACATCGAGAGGATCACGAGGGAGAAGGTGAACGGGACCACGGTGAACGTCGGCGTGCAGCCGTCGAAGGTTGTGATAACGAAGCTGAGGTTGGATAAGGACAGGAAGTCGCTTTTGGAGAGGAAGGCCAAGGGGCGTGCCGCGGCGGATAAGGACAAGGGGACCAAGTTTACTGCTGAGGATGTTATGCAGAACGTTGATTAA